A stretch of the bacterium genome encodes the following:
- a CDS encoding DUF853 domain-containing protein encodes MLPIAIRDSREFSVLPKLLNRHGLVTGATGTGKTVTLQVMAERMSRAGIPVFAADVKGDLSGVATAGKSSEKFQQRLNLIGVPSHEFSANPCIFWDVFGKQGHPVRTTISEMGPLLLSRLLALNETQAGVLQILFSYADDAGLLLLDLKDLRSMLAHVGEIRKDLTTQYGNVTPASVGAIQRALLMLEEQGGDQFFGEPAFELSDLLQTDSAGHGIINILHAEQLIRSPKVYATLLLWMLSELFEQLPEVGDLEKPKLVFFFDEAHLLFDDAPAALLDKVEQVVRLIRSKGVGVFFVTQHPMDVPEKVLTQLGNRVQHALRAFTPNEQKKLRAAAETFRANPELNLEQAIPELGIGEAIVSFLDEKGSPAPAERVYIMPPFSRIGPLDERERLVTMQSSIVAGVYEKTIDRESAYEMLKQKAEQSAAAAPAEEIRKPKAAGRKPDDVMTAMVKSAARAAASQAGRSLIRGILGGLFGGKK; translated from the coding sequence ATGCTTCCCATAGCTATTCGCGACTCTCGAGAGTTCTCAGTACTCCCCAAGCTGCTGAATCGTCACGGGCTGGTGACCGGAGCCACCGGAACTGGCAAGACTGTCACCCTGCAGGTCATGGCCGAACGCATGTCGCGCGCGGGCATTCCCGTGTTTGCCGCGGATGTCAAAGGCGACCTCTCGGGAGTGGCAACTGCCGGAAAATCTTCGGAAAAATTCCAACAACGGCTGAACCTGATTGGCGTGCCATCTCACGAGTTCTCCGCGAATCCTTGCATCTTCTGGGACGTGTTCGGCAAGCAGGGACATCCCGTGCGCACGACGATTTCCGAGATGGGACCGCTGCTGCTCTCACGATTGCTTGCGCTGAACGAAACTCAGGCCGGTGTGTTGCAGATTCTCTTCAGCTACGCCGACGACGCGGGATTGCTGCTGCTCGATTTGAAAGACCTGCGCTCGATGCTCGCACATGTTGGAGAAATCCGTAAAGACCTTACGACACAATATGGAAATGTCACGCCCGCCAGCGTCGGCGCGATTCAACGGGCCTTGCTGATGCTCGAAGAGCAGGGCGGTGACCAATTCTTCGGTGAGCCGGCGTTCGAGCTTTCCGATTTGCTGCAAACTGACAGCGCGGGTCACGGGATCATCAACATCCTGCATGCCGAGCAGCTGATTCGCTCGCCCAAAGTCTACGCCACGCTGCTGCTGTGGATGCTCTCCGAACTCTTCGAACAGCTCCCGGAAGTCGGGGACCTCGAAAAGCCCAAGCTGGTGTTCTTCTTCGACGAAGCGCATCTGCTGTTCGACGACGCGCCCGCCGCCTTGCTGGACAAAGTTGAACAGGTCGTGCGGCTGATACGCTCAAAGGGGGTCGGCGTGTTTTTCGTGACGCAGCATCCGATGGATGTTCCGGAAAAGGTTCTGACTCAACTTGGCAATCGCGTGCAGCATGCGCTGCGTGCCTTCACACCGAACGAACAGAAGAAATTGCGCGCGGCGGCTGAGACGTTTCGCGCGAATCCTGAGCTGAATCTCGAACAGGCGATTCCTGAACTCGGTATCGGTGAAGCGATTGTCAGTTTTCTGGATGAAAAGGGTTCCCCCGCGCCCGCCGAACGAGTTTATATCATGCCGCCGTTTTCGCGCATCGGGCCGCTCGATGAACGTGAGCGACTTGTCACAATGCAGTCGTCGATTGTCGCAGGAGTCTATGAAAAGACGATTGACCGCGAGTCGGCATACGAAATGCTGAAGCAGAAGGCGGAGCAGTCTGCTGCGGCAGCTCCGGCCGAAGAGATTCGCAAACCCAAAGCTGCGGGCCGGAAGCCGGATGATGTGATGACCGCGATGGTGAAATCCGCCGCGCGCGCCGCCGCGTCGCAGGCGGGACGTTCACTGATTCGGGGAATTC
- a CDS encoding WG repeat-containing protein produces the protein MILNRYVTIFLLAALVLGCKAKDKPAAPAPVQAPHRPASIAHKLYPIFENNRWGFVDEHGDLAVEPKFDFADQMTEGMSRVKLGDKWGYVDVSGAVVIEPAYERARRFANGLGAVRVDRKFGYVDKTGKMVVEPKYSKLAQSFSEGLAAVPDSNKLFGFINERGETVIPHKFTNAHEFSEGLAAVADGDKWGFIDTTGNWVFKPQFVWGDAFVDGHSLVRVGTQPDVDYALIDRKGRIKFQINTLHAKTPQDGLILVQQGDKWGHVDYEGNIVIPATYVAAFSFSEGLAAVRIGNGWGYIDKSNKLVLNVEFNVAEEFHDGVARVTWPGGLWGYVDQTGRVLWKSKVPGSPSSGDDFDS, from the coding sequence ATGATTTTGAACAGATACGTGACCATTTTCCTGCTCGCTGCGCTGGTTTTGGGCTGCAAGGCGAAAGACAAACCCGCCGCTCCGGCCCCCGTTCAAGCACCGCACAGGCCCGCTTCAATTGCCCACAAACTCTATCCGATTTTCGAGAATAATCGCTGGGGCTTTGTCGACGAACACGGCGACTTGGCCGTTGAGCCGAAATTCGACTTTGCCGACCAGATGACTGAAGGTATGTCGCGAGTCAAGCTCGGGGACAAGTGGGGTTACGTGGATGTCAGCGGAGCGGTGGTGATCGAGCCGGCCTACGAGCGCGCGCGCCGCTTCGCCAACGGACTCGGTGCCGTTCGCGTAGACCGCAAGTTCGGCTATGTGGACAAGACCGGAAAAATGGTTGTCGAACCGAAATACAGCAAACTCGCGCAATCGTTCAGCGAAGGCTTGGCCGCCGTGCCCGACTCCAACAAGCTCTTCGGGTTTATCAATGAACGTGGCGAAACCGTTATCCCCCACAAATTCACCAACGCGCATGAGTTCTCAGAAGGCCTTGCCGCCGTCGCCGACGGTGACAAGTGGGGCTTCATTGATACGACGGGCAACTGGGTGTTCAAACCGCAATTTGTTTGGGGAGATGCTTTTGTCGACGGCCATAGTCTGGTGCGCGTTGGCACGCAGCCGGATGTAGACTATGCGCTGATTGACAGAAAGGGTCGAATCAAATTCCAAATCAATACCCTGCATGCAAAAACTCCGCAGGACGGCTTGATTCTCGTGCAACAGGGCGACAAGTGGGGACATGTGGACTATGAAGGCAATATTGTGATTCCTGCAACCTACGTCGCGGCGTTCAGTTTCAGCGAAGGTCTTGCCGCCGTGCGTATCGGCAATGGCTGGGGATATATTGACAAGAGCAACAAGCTCGTGTTGAATGTGGAGTTCAATGTCGCCGAGGAATTTCATGACGGTGTCGCGCGCGTTACGTGGCCGGGCGGACTTTGGGGCTATGTTGATCAGACCGGACGTGTGTTGTGGAAATCCAAGGTTCCCGGCAGCCCCAGTTCCGGCGATGACTTTGACAGCTGA